The Caloenas nicobarica isolate bCalNic1 chromosome Z, bCalNic1.hap1, whole genome shotgun sequence region CCCGTCACAGGACACAACCCTGCAGGCTCTGACTCCCCAGCCAGTGGGCTCCAGGCCCCACAAAACCCTTACACGGAGCCAGCAGCATGGCCCTGCCTTCACACCAGCTCCCTGCCATGGTCAGTGGCTCCCGAGAGAACCGGGAGCTCCACATTCATTAGGAGCAAAAAGCAATCCCATCCGTctggctgggctggtgccaTTGGGGACACATCACTGGGCTCATTTGTAGTAGAGTGGCTTTACTTTTTCCTATAAGCTGCTTGTGCTTCCAGCTCAGCTTCCTACTTCCCAGCTCAGTGCTTTTCAAGGGCCCACACTTCAAAATGGGTCAATAACTGCCCTAGTCGCAGATTTAtggaaggttttgttttgggagaACAGCCCACAGCCACTACAAATAAGCTGGATCTGCTTAGCTCAGAGACGAGCAGCgtgggagcagctgcaggctgTATCTGCTGAGTGGAGATTTCCTCACCCGTAAGATTGCTGGCAGATGCTGTTGAGTGCTAGCTTTCACCACAAGTCCAAAGGGAAGTCCAGGCAAGAGCACCAAGAGGCACGACGGTTGTCTCTAGGATGGTGCTCTATGTACTGACATGCTCTGTGGGCATGCATCCCATCCCCCTATTCTCCAAAGAATTTCATTAGGCAGATTATATGTTACAGCTCAAGGGCAGAAAGTAGAACGGGGATGGCTTCAAAATGCCCACTTCCAAAGAGGAACAGGCCAGACCTCACAGCCTGGCCAACTCAGAGGTGCCCTGGTCCTGAGCACATTGAAATACCTCTCTGAGGGTATATGAAGTAGCTAAGAAACTTTATAGgaaacacagaagcagaaaactaTGGAAGTGACATCAGATCCAGTTGGGATTTGTAGCAGCATCAGAATACAAAAGCTCTGCGCTTCTGTTCCTGAAATGTTGCCTTCTTGTTGTGGGCCCTGTAATAGTCTTTCCcagtattttgctttctggGGAATAGTCATAATGGGCTTACAATGAACAAGATGTTTACTGCTTACGTTTGTAACCTGCTGACTCACTTTGTAACAGCCCTTTACACATAAGCCTACAGCTTCAGCACTCAGCCTCCAatgttttctgtatattttagaTTGAAGCTGCTCTGTAGCCTTACCCAAAGGGAAATGAGAGTCTTTATGACCCAACACCAGCATCTCACAGTGTGCAGAACAAGGTCTTTATTCAacaagagggaggaaagaaataatatctTGAGTGAACAAGCAGAAACAAGCAGAgtgctctgtgcagctcttCAGGTTCTGTATCAGGAAAGGGTAGGCATCCTGCAGGCCAGACCTCAAGAAAATGGAATCAGTACCAGAAGCAAAATACTCTGCTCCAACTCAACAGTGAAGTACTTGTGTCCAGGAGAACACGGCATTAGCGGGTCCACACAAGCCACCCAGCACTAAATAAAACCCAAGGAAGGGCCTCATAACCCCTGGCTCCCCGGGTATGGTGTGTGTGAAGGGACATGGAAGTCCTAGAAGGAATCCAGATGTGGTGGCTGTAGCAGGGACAATGCTGGTAACTGCTGTTCCCTGGGTCTGGTTCATCTCAGTTCATCTCTGATACGGATGCATTGAGGCAGatttgatgtttgtttttatgcCACTCGGCATTTTTCCTGGagagagacaaaagaaaaagaaaaagcagtgtaAAATCAGCTGCGTGAGAGGACATTTCCCCAGGAGCATGCAAGACTCACAACAACCCTGTCTGGGCTTTTCCAGTTCCGCTTCAGGTACCACACCAGACTTACCTGCTACAGCATCTTCCAGCTTCTGACCTAGCACAATCAAACTCTTCTGCAAATCGGCATCTTTCTCTGTTGAGAAATCTTGACAATTCCTGTGTCCCCCTGCTATCCCCTCAAATTCTGTCCTTGTTCCATCTTAGACAAGCCTTCCTCTTTGTCAGGAGGCTCCTACAGGAGCCTAGGATTTGTTCGGTCTCACAGAAgttgctggcagcagcactcACAGAAGTACCCAGACTGATCTCCACTTCCACTCCAGAGAGGCAAACAGAAAAGCTTGTATCCCCTTCCATGTAGCATTAAATAGTCAGGACATATGTTTAAATTGCTAAGTCTCTCTCAGATCTCTTAATTTCTCTTAACCACATCCACCTCTTGGACATTATTAGTCTTTGCTGATACCAATCACACATGGGAGTGTGTTCAAAGACATTGTACTAGCAGCTTACAATAAGTGTAAGCTAGACAAAACTAAGATGATCAGAAAAAGAACCAAAAGGACAGTATATCCAGCACAGATGGATATTCAAAGAGCACTCCTTCAGAAAGTGTAATGTGTGTTCAAATTAGAACAGAAAAAGGGGACaacttttgaaaattaaaaccagagtGCAGCAGGACAAGAAAAGATTTGATGAGCAAATGGCTAAAAGAGTAAACATGATTAAATCAGACTTTCTCAAACATATCCAAAGCGGGTCCCTGCCTGCAATGAGTTGACAGGCAATCTGGTATCACTTCACCACTAACAATCGGTAGACAAATTCATTAAGACATTACTCCAAAAGGAAGAGTGAACAGGACTGTATGGTTCACCCACATCTCGAATACTGTGAACGCTTCTGCTCCCAgtcttgaaaacaaacagaaaaggtgCAGGTAAGAGTGACAAGGATGGTCTGAGATATATTATAATTTTCAAACAAAGACAGATAAACAGAATAGGACTCattagctgggaaaaaaaacccagatggaCAAAGGGAAGAGGACATGACAGacttcaaaaaatgaaaacttgtaGGGAGAAAGTAACTGAGGAATCATTATGCACTGTTTCTCACAAGACAGGTAAAAAGGAAACATGCAATAAAATTAACAGGCAAAAGatttaaacataaaaaggattttttaaaagcgAAATGTGATAAAGCTGTGGGACATACTGCCATAGGTGCTGTGGAAGTCAAAATTGCAATTCAAAAAGGAACTGTGGAAATTGTTGCCTGCTATACCCACCAGTCTCAAACCAAACTCTGTCTTAAAATCCCTAAACAACAACAGCTGTCAGGAAATACTTTGTTCTTATATCCTTTAATCCTCAGCTACAGGCACTATCAAAAGCGGGATAGCGGGACTGGCCTTTGGTGAAACCCAGTATAGCTGCTGTTATTGAAAGGGAATTCCAGGGTACCACTGGCTGGACAAGTGCTCTTGTTACCAGCGCTCTGCTTACTGCACGGCTGCAACTGCCTTCCCGTCCTGGAGACAGTGTTTGTGGGTATGCAGCCAGAAATCACAGGGGCCTTCTTTGTTTCCAAATCACAGTGGAAATTACTTTCTAACTCTTATATAAATACATCATTAACTTAGGATTAATATTGTTGCTCAAGTTCATTTCTAAACAACAGTCATTacacaggcaagaaaacacCAATTATGATACCTGATATCCAAAATCTCAATTAACATGAACAAAAGAATGACAGTACAGGGTCAGGGCTGCAGTTCCCCCAGGCCAAACCCACTCCTGACAGCAGAGGACATACCAGAACAGGGCAAGCCTGCAGTGATACCCCTGCAGAATACCCACTCAGCTTCCAACATATTGTGGCTCAGGGACTTGGAGTGAGAGATGGTGTCTTCAGGATTAGCTGTTGACTGATTTTTCATCCAGAAATTCACCTACTTACTTACTTTTCCATCTCATACAAAATTTATGTACCCATCACACACTTGGCAATGTGCTCTGCGGAGTGTTCAAAAAAGTATCTCCCTTTTGTTTTGAATCTCCAAGCCGATATTTTCATTGGTGCACTTTCATCAACCCTTCTGTATCATGGGAAACAGTGAACAATCATTCCCCATTCACCTGCTGTACACAATTTGGGATTTTATAGGCTTCTACACTTTCTTCTCCTTACCCCAAAACTATCACCAGTAGCAGAGATTGGAACTGCACGTAACATTTCAAGTGTAGGTGCCCAAAGGATTTACACAATTGCCTAATGATACCCTCTGTTTCTCTGTTCCTTCTATAGTAATTCCTAtgtttggtttgcatttttgcCCCAACTGAACATCCAATTAATGTCTTTACAGAACTATTATATCATGTATCTATTTCCCAAATACAAGCAACTAGGTTAGAGTCCAGGTGCTGGACATGTAAAGTCAAATTGCCATGCCTGTGTGTTTCACTTTATACTTAATACAAATGTAATCTACTATTATTAAGTCAAGTCACTTTGTATGTTAAATCCTGTGACTCTTTACAGacagcttttggttttttcttactttaaatAACTCATTATCATAAAACTTTTCCACTTTATTGCCTACCCAGAACTTAAATTTGACAGTGAAACCCGCAGCGTAGATCCCTGCAAAACTACACTGTGATCTCCCTCCATATTAAATCCTGTGTTCACTAAGTCTATTATTAAAATGGTATTGCAGTGTGAGTTAAGAAACTGCAGCCAGATGGCTGGAATCCATTTCAACCTCACAGCCAATTTTAAGCAGGTGGTACTCCGCTGTTACAACCTGACTCATGGTACAAAGGCCAGAAAGGAACCTCTTATTCAGTTATATCTAAAAGGTGCCTGGGGAAGGATCTCTACATATGCATTTGTCTTTCTTGCTCCCTGCATTTCAATCACCCTCAGATATGCAACTTATTTACCTGGCTGTCCTGCTTGTGCCATCTGCACTCCTGCCAGCAtcggctgctgctgagctggtgcGCCTGACATGGGGACCTGCTGCATGCCCGAAGCACCTGCGATGATGGCACCAGCTCCTGGCTGACCTGACTGGACAGATGATCCAGAGCCAGGGGGTCGCCGATTTGACAATCCTTTCCCAAAGGCCACAGCTGCTACCAGTGCATTGGTATCTGCAGGGTTGAAAGTCTGCTTGTTCTGTCGCAAACCTGTagaaaaataagtgattttGAAGCATTTTAGCAATCAAGTCTAAAAAGTGGCATAGCTGGTCCTGAATTTACTTGTCTGATATTTCAATGCATGTAACAGAGATCAGCTTCTAGCAAGCTGTCTTAAGAGTCTCAGCAGGGTCAAAGAAGCTTCAAAATCCAGGGACAGTGGTGATCCAAGGGCTTCTCCACTGCCAGCAGGTCGTACACTGCTCAAGGATGGAGGACAGAGGGAGCCAACTCCTCCATGTCCATAAGAATGTTCCCACTAAAGGCTCTTCCATGCTAAATCCTATGGCAGGTAACAAGCACTGTGTTTAGGATAAACAATGGCAACATCCTCTTTTGGAGGCTCATGAGCAGCACAGTGTCTACAAGTTTTTCTACCACACACCTGCCCAGTTATTCTATTGACCCTGGAAACCAGACAGAACCTGTCCTTGGGTGCTTGTTTACACTACGTGTGCgtcaaaaaaatgacaaaaaaaacccaaagcaccACTGCCTTTGAGAGCTGCGCATAGCACTCCGAAGAATAGTGAACAGCTGATGGCAGAGACCAAAAAAATCAGAGTCAGAACCAGAAAAGGCTGACCATGAGTCTGAAGCAGCCATCATCTAGAGGATATCACACAAAGCCTGCCAACAAACATGTGGACTCATTCAGAACGTAACTAAGGGGTTTCCCATTCACTGCCACTGCATTTTCACAGCTATTTTTATTAATCCAAGTTGACTGGGATGTTTTCTTGGCAAATACCTACCACCTTCTCAAAAGGGGATATGGCAAAGGGATGGAATGACCTTCCTGCCATGAACAGGTCATACAAGCAGGAGCCATCGCACCCACAGGACCCTTTTTCAAATTACGGGGCTCCACAACAAATCTTGCATCTTCTGGAATGCTTTCATCTATGCTACTCATCTGCATTTCTCACACTTCAGGCTCTTTGATTTACCTATTTTGGCACTACTCTCCGAGCCTGCTGCTTGGATCCTGCACCCCACTTACGTACCTCCACTTTCAGATTCACGCTCCTCCTTACTGATTTTCTCCAGCAGATTTGAGCACATTTTATTCAGACTTTGGATCTgtttctgcaaaatgaaaaccatcATAAACCACCAGGATACCTCCAACTCAGTACAAGTCagcaaagtaaatgaaaaaactTTCTCTTCCCAAGGTCTGTGGAACCAAACATAAGCATTTTGGTAGAAGAGCCTAAAGAGCCCAATGCTGATGCATGCAGGAGGGGACTATGGGGACAGGATAACCTCCATCTTTCTCTGACAGGTTTGATGGCACCTCCTGTGAACAGCCAGTGGGCGGGCTGGAtacctttgctttctgaaactCTGGAGGAACCCAAACCTAAGGTCATCTGGAGAAATCTTGGACAGAAAAGGACACAGCTAAAAAGGAAACTGTCAGGTGGAAGGGTGAAGGAAGCAGAGTTAAAGGGCATCTTGTGCCTGAGGACTAACAGGCAGAAGTATCAAACTTCTTCACCTACCTGTGCCACATCAGGGCTAATTCGAGCTGCATCTGTGatcagctgcttctcctgctcctccacctcGGGGTCAGGCTTAGTTCGAAGATGGTCGGGCACGACCTCATGGCTGAACACCGGCACGCGCCCCTCTGTCTGACGCTGCGACCGTTGGACAAGACACAGTCAGAGCCTCCTCCAGCCCAGCGCTCCGACAGCTCAAGACCAGACCACAAGGCCAGCAGCTTGCTGTGGGGAAACCTCAATCTGGGCAGTGTTAGGAGGCTTCAACAATTTGTCTAGGAATTTGCACTGTGCCTGTTTAGTCAGAGCAACCCACAGGGTTCTGCAGTGCAAACTCACCAGCGTAGCCATGATCAGCTGAAATTTTTTCTCACTCAAGCAGAGAATAAACATTGCCAGTGCATGCCAGAAGATCTGTAACACACTCTGTGTTGGTCAGATGACAAACAGAGAAGTCTAGATGGAAATATCTGACAGAAAAAGCACAGCTATGGCAGAGGAAACCAGGAGCTTGCAAGGAGGCCTCCCAGTTACACAACAGGACATGATCTCTTTCAGCTCCAACGTTGTGAAAataacatatttataaacaggaACACCTCCTGTAAAGTGTATCCAGTTCAAGTGTTTGTAGGTGAAAGCCCCCCAGCAAAGCAGCTCCCAGGCAAACTACTCAACACCTTTCATTTCTCTACACCCAGAGCTGAGGAATGCCAAGCACAAGGAATGGCAATCTGGAGCAGATACACAACCACTTTCTGATGCTCCAAGGCCAACAGTCAAACGGAAGTTTCTTACCATGATCTCCTCGTCGCGGTCTGGAGACAGCACTAGGGGTATGATAACCTGGTTTCGCAACAGTGGGGTCTTCTCGTGCTTTAGCACTTTATTCAAGGTGTTCAGCTGCCCTGACAGCAATGCAAAGCTGTCCAGAACTGAAGGCCtgggaaagcaaacaaagaggACAGAAGATGGAAAGGGATGCCACAGAGGGCTTTTATCTCTTCTTCACTCAAATGGCTGGAGAGTGAGGAAAAAACACCATTACTCCTCAAATCAGCCTAGTCTAGCCAGTAAGCCAAAAAACCTAGAGCTGAATGTGCAGGTGTGGACAAATCTCAGTCCCTACACACAATGCTGCAAATAGCTCAGGGACGTTACATGCAGTAGCCCTGGAAGTGGCAGTTGTTTGAGATTCCAGTAACATACAGAAGTAATGATTTCTTTATCACTATCATTTAACTCCTAAGCAGTAGAGCCAGGAGAGATTATATTTATAGCTTGGCTCTCCAGACTAAggaataatgaaacaaaataactgGTAATCTTGTCAAAGAGGTCCCCTTCAGCTTGCTCTCCCTGGGGGATTCATCAcctctcctgccttctgcaACATGAACTATAAATGCTAAGTGCCTGTGAAGCTTTGCTGCAGTGGCAGACACTGTTTAAGATACTGTATAGTTTATTAAGCTGTAGATACAACATCTTCAATCAGGAAGAGAATGCCACCTTCCATGTCTCTCAAACTGTCTGTAAAAACATGCAGAACCAGCAAAACACAAGAGCTCAGTTTATACCAGAgccagaaaaagacagaaaggtaaagaaacaccaaaaaaaacccatcgCTCATTTTATAGTGTATGTGGGTATCTGGGATATTTTGTTCAAGCAGCTTCCAGTCCCTGCACATGCAAGTAACTACATTAGTTCTCATAAAAAGTCTAGATTAAAAGATATTAGCATGACTCTACAGCATGAAACCTACTGACAACAggctaatgtttttaaattatactttGTGGCCATTTGAGCCAAGTCAGGAACAGCTTCAGCAGTGATTGACAATGTCCCCAGCTCTGTGAGAAACCTTACCATGTGAGTCGGTCGTACTCATTCTCCAGCTTGTAGATAAAACTGACCAAGGAGTTCTTCAGGTCGGCCACCTGACTGATGAGCGCCTCCAGGgtcagctccagctgcttctcctctctctaAAAATaggcaggaaaggcaagggatGAGGACAAAGCTTAATGCCTTCCAAAGGTGTTGTGGATCCATACACATGCAGCCACGGTCCAGTCTCTCCTACAGAGAGGCTACTTTTCAGGGGGAGCAAACAGAGactctggagagaaaaatgctatGGTTTCATACTGACCCCTTTCTCTTGGGTCAGAACACTAAAGCAAAAGACATGTCCCTGAGACAAACCCTTGGTAGCTGTCCTCTTTAAGATCTAGATGAATGTAGTTAAGACATTATCTTTTTACCACATCAGACAAGGTCATAAAAGTTAGTTCACGCCACCTTTGTGAGCCATTTAAACTAATCCAGCTCAAAGCAGATTAGCATTGTCTCAACCTTTTCTGACAGCACATGTGGGCACACTGATGTCTTCATCCAAAACAGCCTTTTGCAAAATGACTATCAAGTCCATGGCCTCAAGGCTCCAGTTTCTGCCCTTTGCCTCattcttcactttcttcttgCCCAAGTGCCACTTCCAGCTGCTAAAGGAACTGGCAGCTCCTACTGTACTTGTGCTGTACCCGCCATGGGAGGCCCTGCCGAGACAGAGACCACACATACCGCCACACACACACGTCACCTCCCGCCTCATGCTGGATTATGTTGTTTACCTTTTCCACTGAGATGCGGGGATGCGGGAGGATGGTGACAGATAAAGTGTTGGGACAGGGGATCTGTTGCCAAAGACACCAAGGCATATCCCTGACTCTTGCAAAAACCCTCTAGAATCTATTCTAACTTCTTCATACTACAGTATTGCGCAAAACATAGTTAAAGTCCCAGCCCTAATGAAATGCTCATGTAAGTCAAGAACTGTACAATAATAATCCATGAGGAGGGCGGGACAAAGCAATCAAATAATAGAAAGGGAATGCCAATTGGGAAGGCAGATAGAGTGACTCAGCCTCTTGGCATGCTTGTTATTGGGTTTGTTGTCATTCTGTTTAAATGCACTGGACCAGCGTGAGCTTCACTGGAGAGATTACAAGGTATGGCCCATGTTCACAGGAATACAAAACTATTCTATTTGATTTATGGTCTGACAAGACTATAGAGGCTTTTTTTAGTCATCACTGATCAGATGCCACTTCACTTAAACACTTTTGAAGGAACAGCTGACTCAACTTTGTTAAAAGGTGATCCCCAGTCCACAGAGTGGATTGCTGTGTGTTCCGCCTCGAGACAAAACCACTCTCCTCCATCTTGTGATGGGACCGGTCAGTTCCTGTACAATTAAGAAATGAGTTTACAAACTCAACTGTTTGTGTGCGCTGTGTTTGTGCAAGACTAACTAATGCCTGTATTATGAGCTGGGCAGGCAGCCAGTCTTCTGCTGCCAGGGTGCGAGGGATGTACACCCACGACAATTCCCTGGCCCGTCGCCTGTGCTTACCCAAGCAGCCCTCAAGAGGGTGAGTGAAATTCTATTGCAGACGCATTGCCCTTGCGGCAGCAGCGCGCTCCGAGCCTTCTTCTTCCACAGGCTCCCTCCAACACCATTAAGAGCTGGAAGCAGGTGTAAGCACTGCAAGGCATGCACGCAACAAGGCTGCCCAGTGCTTCCAAGGACCGCTGTGCCTCTCACAGGGGTATGCTATATTCAAGCAGCGCTTTAAGGAGTTTGCTAGCAATACTAAATTGCCGCAAGGTAGTAAAGACAGTGCTTATGGGAGGGGTTGCTGAAAGACCTCCTGATGCGGAGCAACTGAGAGGTAAAGGTCAGATTCAGAGCAGGTAAACGTAAAGCAAGACACATGGCAAAACAAagcggaaaaaaaaatcctgacacACAATGATGTTCTTTGAGCTGATAACGTTATCACTCAGGAACAAGACATTGGGATTATCTGAGGGTAACCCAGGAAAACATCTGCCCAAGGCTCAAGAAGCAGTCAAGGAAG contains the following coding sequences:
- the MED8 gene encoding mediator of RNA polymerase II transcription subunit 8, encoding MQREEKQLELTLEALISQVADLKNSLVSFIYKLENEYDRLTWPSVLDSFALLSGQLNTLNKVLKHEKTPLLRNQVIIPLVLSPDRDEEIMRQTEGRVPVFSHEVVPDHLRTKPDPEVEEQEKQLITDAARISPDVAQKQIQSLNKMCSNLLEKISKEERESESGGLRQNKQTFNPADTNALVAAVAFGKGLSNRRPPGSGSSVQSGQPGAGAIIAGASGMQQVPMSGAPAQQQPMLAGVQMAQAGQPGKMPSGIKTNIKSASMHPYQR